The following coding sequences lie in one Rutidosis leptorrhynchoides isolate AG116_Rl617_1_P2 chromosome 4, CSIRO_AGI_Rlap_v1, whole genome shotgun sequence genomic window:
- the LOC139844287 gene encoding pentatricopeptide repeat-containing protein At2g03880, mitochondrial-like: MLFLRVHPAGAIANQCIYRNALRTCTSLNIISLAAPHQSSVITSFLQKGFSEISDLTVGKSLHGYCIKNVGRLSIFHANTLISMYSKYGKFDSAWYVFDEMPQRNEATWNSMVSTLVRVPLYSNAFLLFSQMRAQGFESSGFVIASLLTGCTSSEVMVQQGFQIHGLILKNGLLDNVYAGTALLNFYASYGYHARARNLFDKMPEKNVVTWTSLMVGNSDNGKFMEVINLYRQMRYEDVDINQNTFTTVITSCGWLEDESLCGQVLGHVSKYGYEHNLSVANSLISMFGNLGKIQDACYIFNQMSLHDTISWNSMISAYARNYSYEDAFRCFNLMRHVHEKLDPITLSALLSVCGSINNYLWGAAVHGLVHKLGLDLNLSICNTLLGVFSETGRIKDMARLFDEMPEKDLISWNSLLAAYEQEGAHMDALKVFVKMIRRQKNVNHVTFASVLAACSDPEFLVKAEILHALVFTSGFHNNLIVGNALIAMYGKHKSMQKAERVFERMHERDLVTWNSLIGGYADCEEPDQSIKVFKLMRNSNEPVNYITLINVLSSCVAPNYLLSHGMPLHAYVILTGFDSDDYVKNSLITMYGKCKDLISSKRIFDAVVDNDYVSWNAMVAANAHHGHGEEALNTFSEMNRTGINLDHFSFSAALAAAANMYSLEEGQQLHCLTVKFGFDSYRYVKTAIMDMYGKCGEINDVLKMLPEPKTRPRVLWNILISAFARQGSFVEAQEAFHEMIRTGLKPDHVTFVSILSACSHGGLVDEGLAYYSSMTPKFGVKIGIEHCVCVIDLLGRSGRLKEAEDFILKMPVQPNDFVWRSLLAACRIHGDSRLGRLAVDHLLDTNPSDDSAFVLFSNVCATSGKWDAVHDLRVEMESSNVKKKPACSWIKIKRKVSSFAIGDKSHPESDKIYGKLNELKKMIKEAGYVPDISFSLQDLDEEQKEDHLWKHSERLALAYGLVNTPDGSGVQIFKNLRVCGDCHSVFKFISEIERRTIVLRDPFRFHHFSDGKCSCGDYW; this comes from the coding sequence ATGCTGTTTCTTCGTGTGCACCCAGCTGGTGCCATAGCTAATCAGTGTATTTATAGGAACGCATTGAGGACGTGTACAAGCTTGAACATCATTAGTCTTGCTGCGCCTCATCAAAGTTCGGTCATCACATCTTTTTTACAAAAGGGTTTCTCGGAGATTTCGGACCTAACTGTTGGGAAATCACTACATGGTTATTGTATAAAGAACGTTGGTCGTTTGAGCATATTTCATGCAAATACATTGATAAGTATGTACTCGAAATACGGAAAGTTTGACAGTGCGTGGtacgtgtttgatgaaatgcctcagagAAATGAAGCTACCTGGAATTCCATGGTATCGACTTTAGTCCGAGTTCCTCTATACTCGAATGCTTTTCTTTTGTTCAGTCAAATGCGTGCTCAAGGATTTGAATCAAGTGGATTCGTGATAGCCAGTTTGTTGACTGGTTGCACGAGTTCTGAAGTTATGGTACAACAAGGGTTTCAAATACATGGTTTAATTCTGAAAAACGGCTTGTTGGATAATGTGTATGCGGGAACTGCCCTTTTAAATTTCTATGCTAGTTATGGATATCATGCTCGTGCACGTAATCTTTTTGATAAGATGCCAGAAAAGAACGTTGTGACTTGGACTTCATTGATGGTTGGCAACTCTGACAATGGAAAATTTATGGAGGTTATAAACTTATACAGACAAATGCGATACGAAGATGTCGATATTAACCAGAACACATTTACCACTGTGATTACTTCGTGTGGGTGGCTAGAAGATGAATCATTGTGTGGTCAAGTTCTTGGACATGTCAGTAAGTATGGATATGAACACAATCTTTCAGTGGCTAATTCTCTTATATCCATGTTTGGAAATTTAGGTAAGATACAAGATGCCTGTTATATTTTTAATCAAATGAGTTTGCACGACACCatttcatggaattcaatgatttcTGCATACGCACGTAATTATTCATATGAAGACGCCTTCCGTTGCTTTAACTTGATGCGTCATGTTCATGAGAAGCTGGACCCAATTACACTTTCTGCCCTATTATCAGTGTGTGGTTCAATAAACAATTACCTATGGGGTGCAGCGGTTCATGGTTTGGTGCACAAACTTGGGTTGGATCTAAATTTATCTATATGCAATACTCTCTTGGGTGTCTTTTCAGAAACTGGAAGAATTAAGGACATGGCTCgattgtttgatgaaatgcctgagAAGGATTTAATCTCATGGAATTCACTATTAGCTGCTTATGAACAGGAAGGGGCCCACATGGATGCTTTGAAAGTTTTCGTGAAAATGATTCGGAGACAAAAAAATGTAAATCACGTGACGTTTGCTAGTGTGTTAGCTGCTTGTTCAGATCCTGAGTTCTTAGTAAAAGCTGAAATTCTTCACGCGCTTGTATTTACATCCGGGTTCCACAACAACTTGATTGTCGGAAACGCATTGATCGCAATGTATGGAAAGCATAAGAGTATGCAAAAAGCCGAACGTGTTTTCGAAAGGATGCATGAGCGGGACTTGGTGACATGGAACAGTCTAATTGGAGGGTATGCAGACTGTGAAGAACCTGACCAGTCAATCAAAGTATTCAAATTAATGAGAAACAGTAATGAACCGGTAAATTACATAACGTTGATTAATGTGCTTAGTTCTTGTGTTGCTCCAAATTACCTTCTTAGCCACGGGATGCCATTACACGCTTATGTGATTCTTACTGGTTTTGATTCGGATGATTATGTGAAGAATTCTCTTATTACAATGTATGGGAAGTGTAAGGATCTCATTTCAAGTAAACGTATCTTTGATGCAGTTGTTGACAACGATTATGTTTCGTGGAATGCGATGGTTGCTGCTAACGCGCACCATGGTCATGGTGAAGAAGCTTTAAATACGTTTTCAGAGATGAACAGAACTGGTATAAATTTGGATCATTTTAGCTTTTCTGCAGCTCTTGCAGCTGCAGCTAATATGTATAGTCTTGAAGAAGGTCAACAACTTCATTGTTTGACCGTTAAATTTGGGTTTGACTCATATCGATATGTTAAGACAGCCATCATGGATATGTATGGAAAATGTGGCGAAATAAATGATGTGTTGAAAATGCTTCCAGAACCAAAAACGAGACCACGTGTGCTATGGAACATACTGATATCAGCTTTTGCGAGACAGGGATCGTTTGTAGAAGCCCAGGAAGCTTTTCACGAAATGATAAGGACAGGTTTAAAACCTGATCATGTCACGTTCGTTTCTATTTTATCTGCATGTAGTCATGGTGGTTTAGTAGATGAGGGTCTTGCGTATTATTCTTCGATGACACCTAAGTTTGGAGTTAAGATTGGTATAGAACATTGTGTTTGTGTAATTGATCTTTTAGGACGATCAGGGAGGCTTAAAGAGGCGGAAGATTTCATCTTGAAAATGCCGGTCCAACCGAATGACTTTGTCTGGCGCAGCTTGCTGGCGGCATGCCGGATTCATGGTGATTCAAGACTCGGGAGACTAGCGGTTGATCATCTTCTTGATACAAACCCTTCAGATGACTCTGCTTTTGTTTTATTCTCAAATGTATGTGCAACTTCTGGGAAATGGGATGCGGTTCATGATCTAAGGGTGGAAATGGAATCTAGTAATGTTAAGAAGAAACCCGCGTGTAGTTGGATCAAGATTAAAAGAAAGGTGAGTTCTTTTGCAATAGGAGATAAATCCCACCCTGAAAGTGACAAAATATATGGAAAACTAAATGAGCTCAAGAAGATGATCAAGGAAGCTGGTTATGTTCCGGATATAAGTTTCTCATTGCAAGATCttgatgaagaacaaaaagaggaTCATTTATGGAAGCATAGTGAAAGATTGGCACTTGCATATGGATTGGTTAATACTCCGGATGGCTCGGGTGTGCAGATATTTAAGAACCTTAGGGTTTGTGGTGATTGTCATTCGGTTTTCAAGTTTATAAGCGAAATTGAAAGAAGAACTATTGTACTAAGAGATCCTTTTAGATTTCATCATTTTAGTGATGGCAAGTGTTCTTGTGGTGACTATTGGTAG
- the LOC139844288 gene encoding protein SMALL AUXIN UP-REGULATED RNA 12-like yields MTNGMAMKSWVKKWKKMNDGGIVPSSASCDKCCQWAFNWPSSCMHEDDEASIPRDVPKGHTVVYVGKNQRRFVIKVKLLKHPLFSALLDQAREEYDFTNDSRLSIPCDEEVFLSVVRCATSPHDRRIPLCI; encoded by the coding sequence ATGACGAATGGGATGGCTATGAAATCATGGGTTAAAAAGTGGAAGAAGATGAATGATGGAGGAATTGTACCTTCATCTGCAAGTTGTGATAAGTGTTGTCAATGGGCATTCAATTGGCCATCATCATGCATGCACGAAGATGACGAAGCTTCGATCCCACGAGATGTCCCGAAAGGTCATACGGTAGTTTATGTAGGGAAAAATCAGAGGAGGTTTGTGATCAAGGTGAAATTACTAAAACACCCTTTGTTCAGCGCATTGTTGGATCAAGCTCGAGAAGAATACGACTTCACTAATGATTCCAGACTCAGCATTCCATGTGACGAAGAGGTTTTTCTCAGCGTAGTTCGGTGTGCCACGTCACCTCATGATCGAAGAATTCCTCTGTGCATTTGA